A region from the Metopolophium dirhodum isolate CAU chromosome 9, ASM1992520v1, whole genome shotgun sequence genome encodes:
- the LOC132952811 gene encoding acyl-CoA synthetase short-chain family member 3, mitochondrial, whose amino-acid sequence MVPNRNKSLRVNQNVNKTENYEEAYRRSLEDPEGFWAEVGAVVDWYKPWDKVLDNNAQPLTDWFVGGEINACYNAVDRHIKAGKGKKVALIHDSPVTESVTKITYDDLYEKVSLLAGALVNLGVVKGDRILIYMPLIPEAIISMLAVVRIGAVHSVVFGGFAARELCARINHATPKVIIAANCGIEPNKIVRYKDILNTALDRVTEKPKHCIIYQRPNMEPSPLTPGIDILWSDALSTAKHHPCVPVEANHPLYILYTSGTTDKPKGIVRPTGGHIATLCWTMSCIYGMTEDDVWWTASDMGWVVGHSYICYGPLCAGITSVMYEGKPDRTPDPGQYFRVIQDHKVNGLFTAPTALRVIRREDPVLEFGSKYNTKSLRTLFVAGEHCDHETLAWAGKVLNVPVLNHWWQTETGHSITATCLGFGHNLKPPMFSAGMPFPGYDVRILKEDGSPCQLLELGRIVVKLPLPPGVMSCLYKAPERFINTYFNNFIGYYDTMDAGYTDENGYIYVTARDDDVINVAGHRLSTSALEDVILSHPDVGDAAVFGVPETTKGEIPLCLYIKNKNCSKKEEDINDEIVQNVRDLIGPIASFHLCAPVQGLPRTRSGKTARKSLSNLASGKKVIISGTIEDPSVYLDIKQVLQKLGYAKNAPDPEIEK is encoded by the exons GTTTGTCGGTGGAGAAATAAATGCGTGTTACAATGCAGTCGATCGTCATATCAAGGCAGGCAAGGGTAAAAAAGTCGCCTTAATCCATGATAGCCCTGTGACCGAATCTGTGACAAAAATTACTTACGATGATCTATATGAAAAA GTATCATTGTTAGCTGGTGCTTTGGTAAATCTTGGTGTAGTAAAAGGTGAtcgtattttgatttatatgcCTCTTATACCCGAAGCTATCATTTCAATGTTGGCTGTCGTTCGCATTGGAGCCGTTCATTCTGTGGTTTTCGGAG GATTTGCAGCTCGTGAACTTTGTGCACGTATCAACCATGCTACTCCTAAGGTTATAATAGCAGCTAATTGTGGGATCGAACCGAACAAAATAGTaag GTACAAAGATATTCTAAACACTGCTCTTGACCGGGTAACAGAAAAACCTAAACATTGCATTATATACCAAAGACCAAACATGGAACCTTCTCCATTAACTCCAGGAATTGATATACTTTGGTCCGATGCATTGTCGACAGCTAAACACCATCCATGTGTGCCCGTGGAAGCAAATCATCCTctttatatactgtatacatcaGGCACTACAG ATAAACCTAAAGGAATCGTTAGACCAACTGGTGGACATATTGCCACATTATGCTGGACAATGAGCTGCATTTATGGTATGACGGAAGATGACGTTTGGTGGACTGCATCCGACATGGGCTGGGTAGTAGGACATTCATACATATGTTACGGTCCGCTTTGCGCTGGAATCACGTCAGTTATGTATGAAGGTAAACCGGATAGGACACCTGATCCTGGACAATATTTTAG AGTTATCCAAGACCATAAAGTGAATGGACTGTTCACGGCACCAACTGCTTTAAGGGTCATCAGAAGAGAAGACCCAGTTTTGGAATTTGGTAGTAAATATAACACTAAAtc GCTAAGAACTCTATTTGTGGCTGGAGAACATTGTGATCATGAAACATTGGCTTGGGCTGGAAAAGTCCTGAAT gtacctgttTTGAATCACTGGTGGCAAACCGAAACTGGTCATTCAATCACGGCTACTTGTCTGGGATTTGGACATAATCTAAAACCTCCTATGTTTTCTGCCGGAATGCCGTTTCCCGGATATGATG tGAGAATTTTAAAAGAAGACGGTAGTCCGTGTCAGCTATTGGAATTGGGTCGAATCGTGGTCAAACTCCCATTACCACCAGGAGTCATGTCGTGCTTGTACAAAGCCCCCGAACGGTTTATCAATACATACTTCAATAACtttatt GGTTATTACGATACGATGGACGCTGGCTACACCGATGAAAACGGTTATATATACGTCACGGCCAGAGACGACGATGTTATCAATGTGGCCGGACATCGGCTGTCGACATCTGCATTAGAAGACGTAATTCTATCTCATCCGGACGTTGGCGATGCAGCCGTATTCGGCGTCCCGGAGACTACGAAAGGAGAAATACCTCTATGTCTTTACATCAAAAACAAAA ATTGCAGTAAAAAAGAAGAAGACATCAACGACGAAATCGTACAAAACGTTCGAGATTTAATTGGACCGATTGCGTCATTCCATTTGTGTGCGCCTGTGCAAGGTTTGCCCAGAACGAGATCGGGAAAAACAGCTAGGAAATCGTTATCGAATTTAGCTAGTGGAAAAAAAGTGATT ATATCAGGTACGATAGAAGATCCTTCAGTATATTTGGATATCAAACAGGTGTTACAAAAACTTGGTTATGCTAAAAATGCTCCAGATCccgaaattgaaaaataa